Proteins found in one Streptomyces sp. NBC_00190 genomic segment:
- a CDS encoding 4'-phosphopantetheinyl transferase family protein yields MLHPATSARISIAHTQGLGMLALSPFRVGIDVERVRALDVAEVEAPVLTAAERLAVRALPEGPSRTAAFLRCWTRKEAVCKALGIGITTDLTALESHGWTPGPAHTTTTALDSVRTWRMADVPVPEGWTASLALPAGADRPPSVRRLG; encoded by the coding sequence GTGCTGCACCCGGCGACGTCCGCGCGGATCAGCATCGCGCACACCCAGGGCCTGGGCATGCTGGCCCTCTCCCCCTTCCGGGTGGGCATCGACGTCGAGCGGGTCCGCGCACTGGACGTCGCCGAGGTCGAGGCCCCAGTCCTCACGGCGGCCGAGCGCCTGGCCGTACGCGCGCTGCCCGAAGGGCCGTCGCGCACCGCGGCCTTCCTGCGCTGCTGGACCCGCAAGGAAGCCGTGTGCAAGGCCCTCGGGATCGGCATCACCACCGATCTGACCGCGCTGGAGAGTCACGGCTGGACCCCTGGGCCCGCGCACACCACCACGACGGCCCTCGACTCCGTGCGCACCTGGCGGATGGCGGACGTACCGGTTCCGGAGGGCTGGACGGCCTCGCTCGCGCTGCCCGCGGGCGCCGACCGGCCTCCGTCGGTACGCCGGCTCGGCTAG
- a CDS encoding LuxR family transcriptional regulator — protein MPNGAEDELEQALLEVRALIESTVAIHRDRSLRAQQITTVDGGYGPVLRAAGDIIRDAVRSIDIVDSRLPGADEESPRREQAERRLIYTAGEGVSVRLLTSPAMIDEDFVREQLALERPVAIRVARVPPLQALLVDGTAALVMAESAAGVRASMIRAPEILNTLGTLYESIWRNAVPAGERIVFGDRDRAALARQILGALRAGVTDEVAARELTVSVRTYRRHVAEIMALLGAQSRFQAGVRAAELGLLPAAGPPGAGPRA, from the coding sequence ATGCCCAACGGGGCTGAGGACGAACTGGAACAAGCGCTCCTGGAAGTACGGGCCCTGATCGAGTCGACTGTGGCGATCCACCGGGACCGCAGTCTGCGGGCCCAGCAGATCACCACGGTCGACGGCGGTTACGGGCCGGTACTGCGGGCCGCGGGGGACATCATCCGGGATGCCGTGCGGAGCATCGACATCGTGGACTCCCGGCTCCCGGGAGCGGACGAGGAGTCGCCGCGCCGGGAGCAGGCCGAACGGCGCCTGATCTACACCGCGGGCGAAGGGGTGTCGGTCCGGCTGCTGACCAGCCCGGCCATGATCGACGAGGACTTCGTGCGCGAACAGCTCGCGCTCGAGCGGCCGGTGGCGATCCGGGTGGCCCGGGTCCCGCCGCTCCAGGCGCTGCTGGTCGACGGCACCGCGGCCCTGGTGATGGCCGAGTCGGCGGCCGGCGTACGGGCGTCGATGATCAGGGCGCCCGAGATCCTGAACACCCTCGGCACCCTCTACGAGAGCATCTGGCGCAACGCCGTGCCGGCCGGAGAGCGGATCGTCTTCGGCGACCGCGACCGGGCCGCGCTGGCCCGGCAGATCCTGGGCGCGCTGCGGGCGGGCGTCACCGACGAGGTGGCCGCCCGGGAGCTCACCGTCTCGGTGCGCACCTACCGGCGCCATGTCGCGGAGATCATGGCGCTGCTCGGCGCCCAGTCCCGCTTCCAGGCGGGAGTGCGGGCCGCCGAGCTCGGACTCCTGCCAGCGGCGGGGCCGCCCGGCGCCGGCCCCCGGGCCTGA
- a CDS encoding peptide MFS transporter, which produces MASPTRSHDLSGAPTAERIYVPPMAAQGGALPGPRARRAFVTLLGVDLWERFSFFGMAAILVLYLTAAPADGGLGMASQTATAVFAAYMSLNFMAGLPGGWLADRVLGARRAVLLGGALIATGHAVLSITSAPALYAGLALIVAGTGLAKPSLAAMVAAVSGAEKREAAFSRFYMCIQVSALLAPVVTGLLAEKVAWHLGFAAAAFGMAAGLAQFGIGLRAFDDVGRSPVRPVSREEARTALRRAAVGLAVAAAAVTAVAAGALPLTAVLALLGLSTLSLPFLYLRTLRRRTPVDGKRLSAFTGVMGASAAFWMIFAQSGSVLALFAERHTDRAVLGFDVPASWFQSVHPLFVLLMAPFVTRLRGPVTTKFAAALGAAGLSFVVMAAAALLAQDGTVSAAWLIGVYLLYSFGEIVLAPAGLALAAAVAPPGFTSRFLALNGMFAAVGVVLGGQLFRLTAVLPLSVYFLLMGSAVLAVGAAVAATARRVRPYLPA; this is translated from the coding sequence GTGGCAAGCCCGACCCGGTCGCACGACCTCAGCGGCGCCCCGACCGCCGAGCGGATCTACGTGCCGCCCATGGCCGCGCAAGGCGGCGCCCTGCCGGGGCCGAGGGCGCGGCGGGCGTTCGTCACGCTGCTCGGCGTCGACCTGTGGGAGCGGTTCAGCTTCTTCGGGATGGCCGCGATCCTGGTCCTCTACCTCACCGCCGCCCCCGCCGACGGCGGCCTGGGCATGGCCTCGCAGACCGCCACCGCGGTCTTCGCCGCGTACATGTCCCTGAACTTCATGGCCGGACTGCCCGGCGGCTGGCTGGCCGACCGGGTGCTCGGCGCCCGCCGGGCCGTGCTCCTGGGCGGCGCCCTCATCGCCACCGGGCACGCCGTCCTGTCCATCACCAGCGCACCCGCGCTGTACGCCGGACTCGCCCTCATCGTCGCCGGTACGGGCCTGGCCAAGCCCTCGCTCGCCGCGATGGTCGCCGCCGTCAGCGGCGCCGAGAAGCGCGAAGCGGCCTTCTCCCGCTTCTACATGTGCATCCAGGTCTCCGCGCTGCTCGCCCCCGTCGTCACCGGACTGCTCGCCGAGAAGGTCGCCTGGCACCTCGGATTCGCCGCGGCCGCCTTCGGCATGGCGGCGGGCCTGGCCCAGTTCGGCATCGGGCTGCGGGCCTTCGACGACGTCGGCCGCTCCCCGGTGCGCCCCGTCTCGCGCGAGGAGGCCCGTACGGCCCTGCGGCGCGCGGCCGTCGGCCTGGCCGTCGCCGCGGCCGCCGTGACCGCGGTCGCCGCCGGCGCGCTGCCGCTGACCGCCGTGCTGGCGCTGCTGGGCCTGTCCACCCTGTCCCTGCCGTTCCTCTACCTGCGCACGCTGCGCCGTCGGACCCCCGTCGACGGCAAGCGGCTCTCGGCGTTCACCGGGGTGATGGGGGCCTCCGCCGCCTTCTGGATGATCTTCGCGCAGAGCGGTTCGGTGCTCGCCCTCTTCGCGGAGCGCCACACCGACCGCGCCGTCCTCGGCTTCGACGTTCCCGCCAGCTGGTTCCAGTCGGTCCACCCGCTGTTCGTACTGCTGATGGCCCCGTTCGTGACGCGGCTGCGCGGGCCGGTGACCACGAAGTTCGCCGCGGCGCTGGGCGCGGCCGGCCTCAGCTTCGTCGTCATGGCGGCGGCCGCCCTGCTGGCCCAGGACGGAACGGTCTCCGCGGCCTGGCTGATCGGCGTCTACCTGCTCTACTCCTTCGGCGAGATCGTCCTCGCCCCGGCCGGACTCGCGCTCGCCGCGGCCGTCGCCCCGCCCGGCTTCACCAGCCGCTTCCTCGCCCTCAACGGCATGTTCGCCGCGGTCGGCGTGGTGCTCGGCGGCCAGCTCTTCCGGCTGACCGCGGTACTCCCGCTGTCCGTCTACTTCCTGCTGATGGGCAGCGCCGTGCTCGCCGTCGGCGCCGCCGTGGCCGCCACCGCCCGCCGGGTGCGCCCGTACCTTCCCGCCTGA
- a CDS encoding nuclear transport factor 2 family protein has product MDGNLALVRRAYRAFHDRDVAGLLDTLDPQVEWVHPDGMAVYGLGGTKHGHAGVREFLSRVPSVLGGMRLEPQEFVAADDRIVVFGVRQVTSVRGTTRTLPFIHSWTLRDGMAVRMEDVFDTVAFQQLIES; this is encoded by the coding sequence ATCGACGGCAATCTGGCCCTGGTCCGGCGCGCCTACCGCGCCTTCCACGACCGCGATGTGGCGGGCCTGCTCGACACCTTGGACCCGCAGGTGGAGTGGGTGCACCCCGACGGCATGGCCGTCTACGGCCTCGGCGGCACCAAGCACGGCCACGCGGGCGTCCGGGAGTTCCTGTCGCGGGTACCGTCCGTCCTGGGCGGGATGCGCCTGGAGCCGCAGGAGTTCGTGGCGGCCGACGACCGGATCGTGGTGTTCGGCGTCCGGCAGGTGACCTCGGTCCGCGGGACGACACGGACCCTGCCCTTCATCCACTCCTGGACCCTGCGGGACGGGATGGCCGTACGGATGGAGGACGTCTTCGACACGGTGGCCTTCCAGCAGCTGATCGAGAGCTGA
- a CDS encoding non-ribosomal peptide synthetase: protein MNALQSPTSPTGPSHATSPTSLTDLLLTAAARHPGSGLRHCTGTADAGFTDQSYPELLDRARRILTGLRARGLRPQDRIVLVLERSEEFLTTFWAAVLGGFIPCPVAPPGGDPQDWAGRLGHVDALLGKPLTVTGSALAGHLREAGGLRVAALDELYGEPAADLHHAAPEDTALLMLTSGSTGSSKAVMLTHGNLIASMAAKNGHHRLGPDDTTLNWVSFDHVAALLECHLLPLYTGSRQLHAPAPVVLADPLEFLRLVSRHGVTMTFTPNFLLGLINTAADRLTASGEPLGLGRLRQIISGGEAVVVATGETFLDQFAPYGLARDVLWPAFGMTETCAGSVYSRKAFPEADRGAEFANLGTAVTGLGMRVADGEGRPLPEGEEGEVQFTGPMVTPGYYGDPGATAAAFTADGWFRSGDLGRIDGGRLSLSGRTKDSVIVNGVNYFSHDIEAALEQLDDVSRSYVAAFPTRPAGSDTEQLVIAFRPDLPDGDEAGLHRVLAAVRSTVVMRWGFRPALVLPLAGEDFPKTSLGKIQRSLMRARLEAGDYEAPRRAVADLTLRMLGGYSAPEGATEQVIAEIFGEMFDADPATVSATASFFDLGGTSLDILRLRAKVAQRLGVTGLEVITVLTAPTVRALAARLAARTAPADRPYDPLVPMQTSGAKTPLFCVHPGVGEVLVFVNLARYFTGDRPFYALRARGFNQGEKPFVSFEQMVDAYVDAIRARQPHGPYAVAGYSYGGAVAFEIAKILESQGERVDFVGSFNLPPHIKYRMDELDFVDTAVNLAFFLELIDKKQSAELPDALRHLSREAQVARLIGLAPADRIAELDLDEDKFGAWADVANTLTDLGRDYEPSGRVRSMSVFHAIPLRGTRRDWLDNELRRWDEHTDGPNRYLEVPGEHYTLMSPRHVAAFQAILRRELDRSLAEADAIAARR from the coding sequence GTGAACGCCCTGCAGAGCCCAACCAGCCCCACCGGCCCGTCCCACGCGACGAGCCCGACGAGCCTGACCGACCTGCTGCTCACCGCCGCCGCCCGCCACCCCGGCTCGGGTCTGCGCCACTGCACCGGCACGGCGGACGCCGGGTTCACCGACCAGAGCTACCCCGAACTGCTGGACCGCGCCCGCCGGATCCTGACCGGGCTGCGCGCCCGGGGCCTGCGCCCACAGGACAGGATCGTACTGGTCCTGGAACGCTCCGAAGAGTTCCTGACCACATTCTGGGCAGCCGTACTCGGCGGCTTCATCCCGTGCCCAGTGGCGCCGCCGGGCGGCGACCCGCAGGACTGGGCAGGCCGGCTCGGCCATGTCGACGCGCTCCTCGGAAAGCCGCTGACGGTCACCGGCTCCGCCCTCGCCGGGCACCTGCGCGAGGCCGGCGGCCTGCGGGTGGCCGCGCTCGATGAGCTGTACGGGGAGCCCGCCGCCGACCTGCACCACGCGGCCCCCGAGGACACCGCCCTCCTGATGCTGACCTCGGGATCGACCGGCAGTTCCAAGGCGGTGATGCTCACTCACGGCAACCTGATCGCGTCCATGGCCGCCAAGAACGGGCACCACCGGCTCGGCCCGGACGACACCACGCTGAACTGGGTCTCCTTCGACCACGTGGCCGCGCTCCTGGAATGCCACCTGCTGCCGCTGTACACCGGAAGCCGGCAACTGCACGCCCCCGCCCCCGTGGTGCTCGCCGATCCGCTGGAGTTCCTGCGGCTGGTCTCCCGGCACGGCGTGACCATGACCTTCACGCCCAACTTCCTGCTGGGCCTGATCAACACGGCCGCCGACCGGCTCACCGCCTCCGGGGAACCGCTCGGCCTCGGCCGGCTGCGGCAGATCATCAGCGGCGGTGAGGCGGTGGTCGTCGCCACCGGGGAAACGTTTCTGGACCAGTTCGCGCCGTACGGTCTCGCCCGGGACGTGCTGTGGCCGGCGTTCGGCATGACGGAGACCTGCGCGGGCAGTGTCTACTCCCGCAAGGCCTTCCCCGAAGCCGACCGCGGCGCGGAGTTCGCGAACCTGGGCACCGCCGTCACGGGCCTGGGCATGCGCGTCGCGGACGGGGAGGGCCGGCCGCTGCCCGAGGGTGAGGAGGGCGAGGTCCAGTTCACCGGTCCCATGGTCACCCCCGGCTACTACGGCGACCCGGGGGCCACCGCGGCCGCCTTCACCGCCGACGGCTGGTTCCGCAGCGGCGACCTGGGCCGCATCGACGGGGGGCGCCTGAGCCTGTCCGGCAGGACCAAGGACAGTGTCATCGTCAACGGCGTCAACTACTTCAGCCACGACATCGAGGCCGCCCTCGAACAGCTCGACGATGTCTCCCGCTCCTACGTCGCGGCCTTCCCCACCCGGCCGGCCGGCAGCGACACCGAGCAGCTCGTCATCGCCTTCCGTCCCGATCTGCCCGACGGGGACGAGGCCGGCCTGCACCGGGTGCTCGCCGCCGTCCGCAGCACCGTGGTGATGCGGTGGGGCTTCCGCCCCGCCCTGGTCCTGCCGCTGGCCGGCGAGGACTTCCCCAAGACCAGCCTCGGCAAGATCCAGCGCTCGCTCATGCGCGCCCGCCTGGAAGCGGGTGACTACGAGGCCCCGCGGCGGGCCGTGGCCGACCTGACCCTGCGCATGCTCGGCGGCTACAGCGCGCCCGAGGGCGCCACGGAGCAGGTGATCGCGGAGATCTTCGGCGAGATGTTCGACGCCGACCCGGCCACCGTCAGCGCCACGGCGAGCTTCTTCGACCTCGGCGGCACCTCGCTCGACATCCTGCGGCTGCGCGCCAAGGTGGCGCAGCGGCTCGGTGTCACCGGCCTGGAGGTCATCACCGTACTGACCGCGCCGACGGTACGCGCGCTGGCGGCCCGGCTCGCCGCGCGCACCGCGCCCGCCGACCGCCCGTACGACCCGCTGGTGCCCATGCAGACCAGCGGTGCCAAGACCCCCCTGTTCTGCGTGCACCCCGGAGTCGGCGAGGTCCTCGTCTTCGTCAACCTCGCCCGGTACTTCACGGGCGACCGGCCGTTCTACGCCCTGCGCGCCCGCGGCTTCAACCAGGGGGAGAAGCCCTTCGTCTCCTTCGAGCAGATGGTCGACGCCTACGTGGACGCCATCCGGGCCCGGCAGCCGCACGGGCCGTACGCGGTGGCCGGCTACTCGTACGGCGGCGCCGTGGCCTTCGAGATCGCCAAGATCCTCGAATCCCAGGGCGAGCGCGTCGACTTCGTGGGCAGCTTCAACCTGCCGCCGCACATCAAGTACCGGATGGACGAGCTGGACTTCGTGGACACCGCGGTCAATCTGGCGTTCTTCCTGGAGCTGATCGACAAGAAGCAGTCCGCCGAGCTGCCAGACGCCCTGCGCCACCTGTCCCGCGAGGCCCAGGTGGCCCGTCTGATCGGGCTGGCTCCTGCGGACCGGATCGCCGAACTCGACCTGGACGAAGACAAGTTCGGCGCGTGGGCGGACGTGGCCAACACGCTGACCGATCTGGGGCGAGACTACGAGCCGAGCGGCCGGGTGCGGTCGATGAGCGTCTTCCACGCGATACCGCTGCGCGGCACGAGGCGGGACTGGCTCGACAACGAGCTGCGCCGCTGGGACGAGCACACCGACGGCCCCAACCGGTACCTGGAGGTACCGGGCGAGCACTACACCCTGATGAGCCCGCGCCACGTGGCGGCCTTCCAGGCGATTCTGCGGCGGGAACTCGACCGCTCGCTGGCCGAGGCCGACGCGATCGCGGCCCGACGGTAG
- a CDS encoding NAD-dependent epimerase/dehydratase family protein — protein sequence MKGKKILITGGTGQVARPVAEALAEHNEVWCIGRFGAPGVERELNDRGITTRQWDMADHSEEALKGVPEDFTHVLHSAVHRGEDGDFNATAEMNAVATGRLMVHSRTAEAFLFVSTGALYARRTLDHAYTEDDPVDASAAWLPAYPMGKLATEGAVRAFARVLGLPTTIARLNIAYGPGSYGGVPMLYFERMLAGHPIAVPLEGQNWCSLLHTDDLVAQVPPLWRAASVPSTLVNWGGDQSVGVSDCIRHIEALTGVRAVLVPSEVTRETYRFDPALRRRLTGPCRVDWRDGIERTLRALYPQHMGHREGTRTA from the coding sequence ATGAAGGGCAAGAAGATCCTGATCACCGGCGGCACCGGGCAGGTCGCCCGGCCGGTCGCCGAGGCGCTCGCCGAGCACAACGAGGTCTGGTGCATCGGCCGGTTCGGCGCGCCGGGCGTGGAGCGCGAGCTGAACGACCGGGGCATCACCACCCGGCAGTGGGACATGGCCGACCACTCGGAGGAAGCCCTCAAGGGCGTTCCCGAGGACTTCACCCACGTACTGCACAGCGCCGTGCACCGCGGCGAGGACGGCGACTTCAACGCCACGGCCGAGATGAACGCGGTGGCCACCGGCCGCCTGATGGTCCACTCCCGCACCGCCGAGGCGTTCCTGTTCGTCTCGACGGGCGCCCTGTACGCGCGCCGGACCCTGGATCACGCGTACACCGAGGACGACCCGGTCGACGCCTCCGCGGCGTGGCTGCCCGCCTACCCGATGGGCAAGCTCGCCACCGAGGGCGCGGTGCGCGCCTTCGCCCGGGTGCTGGGCCTGCCCACCACCATCGCGCGCCTCAACATCGCGTACGGGCCGGGGAGCTACGGCGGCGTCCCGATGCTCTACTTCGAGCGGATGCTGGCCGGCCATCCGATCGCCGTGCCGCTGGAGGGCCAGAACTGGTGCTCCCTCCTGCACACCGACGATCTGGTGGCGCAGGTCCCGCCGCTGTGGCGGGCCGCGTCGGTCCCGTCGACGCTGGTCAACTGGGGCGGCGACCAGTCGGTCGGCGTCAGCGACTGCATCCGCCACATCGAGGCGCTGACGGGCGTCCGGGCCGTGCTCGTACCGAGCGAGGTCACCCGGGAGACCTACCGGTTCGACCCCGCGCTGCGCCGCCGGCTGACCGGCCCGTGCCGTGTCGACTGGCGGGACGGCATCGAGCGCACCCTGCGGGCCCTGTATCCGCAGCACATGGGGCACCGAGAAGGGACGAGGACGGCGTGA
- a CDS encoding helix-turn-helix transcriptional regulator: MKELDETPPTDHAAHVEQTLLQARALIESTVSLNRRRPAKGPAAPHTDVAVVAEAVEELVRGARHAVCVAVTSADAFHRIARKALTTLEPGLAVRLLCAPDVADESLAALTRDCAGQLEVRVSGADLRDIVVVDGAAALVRAAAGNATGQATLVHDPAAVRALELLFAGAWSRSRRLEDHLALSPKLRSDLTRRILERLRDGQTDEAASRELNVSLRTYRRHVAEIMRELGATSRFQAGVRAVELRLLTE, translated from the coding sequence GTGAAAGAACTGGACGAGACGCCGCCGACGGACCACGCCGCGCATGTGGAACAGACCCTGCTCCAGGCCCGGGCCCTGATCGAGTCCACCGTCTCCCTCAACCGGAGGCGCCCGGCCAAGGGCCCCGCGGCCCCGCACACGGACGTGGCCGTGGTCGCGGAAGCGGTCGAGGAACTCGTCCGCGGCGCCCGCCACGCGGTCTGCGTCGCGGTCACCAGCGCAGACGCCTTCCACCGGATCGCCCGCAAGGCGCTGACCACACTCGAACCGGGCCTGGCGGTACGCCTGCTGTGCGCGCCCGACGTCGCGGACGAGTCGCTCGCCGCGCTCACCCGGGACTGCGCCGGACAGTTAGAGGTCCGGGTGTCCGGAGCCGACCTGCGCGACATCGTGGTGGTCGACGGAGCGGCGGCGCTGGTGCGGGCGGCCGCCGGCAACGCAACGGGCCAGGCGACCCTGGTCCACGACCCCGCGGCGGTACGCGCCCTCGAACTGCTCTTCGCCGGTGCCTGGTCCCGCAGCCGCAGGCTCGAAGACCACCTGGCGCTCAGCCCCAAGCTGCGCAGCGACCTCACCCGCCGGATCCTGGAGCGGCTGCGCGACGGCCAGACCGACGAAGCCGCCTCCCGCGAGCTCAACGTGTCGCTGCGCACCTACCGGCGCCATGTCGCCGAGATCATGCGCGAACTGGGCGCCACCTCCCGCTTCCAGGCCGGAGTGCGGGCAGTGGAACTGAGACTGCTGACGGAGTAG
- a CDS encoding helix-turn-helix domain-containing protein produces MSRDASPEPPATSVAFGQRVKILRTRRGLTREQFGGLLGKSGSWTRAIEEGRLKTPGLETVLRMADLLHVRDLSDLTGDQSVRVALFTGPGHARLAAVKASVDALALAPARAAPPTAHLRARLDQAWAARHCAPDHRTVIGDLLPDLIRDAQLAVRQADTGADRRAAQALLGEVFALTQFFVAYQPDAPLLWRVADRGMVAAQDSEDPHAIGVAAWMAAQAHRERAHFDAADAVTGEALAFLRPLLPDAAEGVVAIAGALTYEAGYTAARRARTGTAWRYWDQAREIASRLAPGYFHPITSFGQAIMGAHAVTIAVELRAGGESVRQASAADAGTIPSRPRRARHRIEEARAYQLDGQPEVALATLEKAHAAAPDTIAYNGYAKTIILEEAESRVSQRRRRASELAVKVGILAA; encoded by the coding sequence GTGTCACGTGACGCTAGCCCGGAGCCACCCGCCACCTCGGTGGCGTTCGGCCAGAGAGTCAAGATCCTCCGCACGCGCCGCGGGCTCACCCGCGAGCAGTTCGGCGGCCTCCTCGGCAAGTCGGGCTCGTGGACCAGGGCGATCGAGGAAGGACGGCTCAAGACGCCTGGTCTGGAGACGGTTCTGAGGATGGCCGACCTCCTGCACGTCCGGGACCTCTCCGACCTCACAGGAGATCAATCGGTACGCGTCGCGCTCTTCACCGGACCTGGGCATGCCCGCCTGGCCGCTGTGAAGGCCTCGGTGGACGCGCTGGCCCTTGCTCCGGCCCGCGCGGCGCCGCCCACAGCCCACTTGCGGGCACGCCTCGACCAGGCATGGGCGGCCCGTCACTGCGCGCCCGACCACCGGACGGTGATCGGCGACCTGCTTCCGGACCTGATCCGGGACGCGCAGCTCGCGGTACGGCAAGCGGACACGGGGGCCGACCGACGGGCCGCGCAGGCCCTGCTCGGCGAAGTGTTCGCGCTCACCCAGTTCTTCGTCGCCTACCAGCCGGATGCCCCGCTGCTCTGGCGCGTGGCCGATCGCGGCATGGTGGCCGCGCAGGACTCGGAGGACCCGCACGCGATCGGCGTGGCCGCGTGGATGGCCGCGCAGGCCCACCGCGAGCGCGCGCACTTCGATGCGGCCGACGCGGTCACCGGGGAAGCGCTGGCGTTCTTGCGGCCCCTCCTGCCGGACGCCGCCGAGGGCGTCGTCGCCATCGCCGGAGCCTTGACCTACGAGGCCGGCTACACGGCCGCCCGCCGGGCTCGGACCGGCACCGCCTGGCGGTACTGGGACCAGGCCCGCGAGATCGCCAGCCGTCTCGCGCCCGGATACTTCCACCCCATCACCAGCTTCGGCCAAGCCATCATGGGCGCGCACGCGGTGACGATCGCCGTAGAGCTGCGGGCCGGCGGCGAATCGGTCCGACAGGCCTCGGCCGCCGACGCGGGGACGATTCCCTCCCGCCCGCGACGTGCCCGGCACCGGATCGAGGAGGCCCGCGCCTACCAGCTGGACGGGCAGCCGGAGGTTGCTCTGGCGACGCTGGAGAAGGCGCACGCGGCCGCCCCGGACACCATCGCCTACAACGGCTACGCGAAGACGATCATCCTGGAGGAGGCCGAGTCGCGGGTGTCCCAGCGCCGTCGGCGAGCTTCTGAACTGGCCGTGAAGGTGGGCATTCTGGCGGCCTGA
- a CDS encoding MBL fold metallo-hydrolase yields MHVTEVAEGVHAYVQPDGGWCLNNAGILTDGARSVLIDTAATEARARTLRRAALRLAPRAPHAVVNTHFHGDHTYGNFVFPEALTVGHERTRAMVGTAGLHMAGLWPDVCWGDIEITPPELTFQDRMTLHVGPIRAEIVHIGPAAHSIDDTVVWLPDQGVLFTGDLAMNGVMPFCVMGSVAGSLRALDRLRALGATTLVPGHGPVGGPEILDANEAYLRWIQGLAKEGVAAGASPIELARATDLGPYAGLLDTERLLPNLHRGYAEEQGLPEGVPLDIGALFEEMAVYHGRRPRCLA; encoded by the coding sequence GTGCATGTCACCGAGGTGGCCGAAGGCGTCCACGCGTACGTGCAGCCCGACGGCGGCTGGTGCCTGAACAACGCGGGCATCCTCACCGACGGGGCCCGGAGCGTACTGATCGACACCGCCGCCACCGAGGCCCGGGCCCGTACACTGCGCCGGGCCGCCCTGCGGCTGGCGCCGCGGGCGCCGCACGCCGTGGTCAACACCCACTTCCACGGCGACCACACCTACGGCAACTTCGTCTTCCCCGAGGCACTGACCGTCGGCCACGAGCGGACCCGCGCCATGGTCGGGACGGCGGGGCTGCACATGGCCGGCCTGTGGCCGGACGTCTGCTGGGGCGACATCGAGATCACCCCGCCGGAACTGACCTTCCAGGACCGCATGACGCTCCACGTCGGCCCGATCCGTGCCGAGATCGTCCACATCGGCCCGGCCGCGCACTCCATCGACGACACCGTCGTCTGGCTGCCCGACCAGGGCGTGCTGTTCACCGGCGACCTCGCGATGAACGGCGTCATGCCCTTCTGCGTCATGGGTTCGGTCGCGGGCTCCCTGCGCGCCCTGGACCGGCTGCGCGCCCTCGGCGCCACCACGCTCGTCCCCGGCCACGGCCCGGTCGGCGGCCCCGAGATCCTCGACGCCAACGAGGCGTACCTGCGCTGGATCCAGGGGCTGGCCAAGGAGGGCGTCGCCGCCGGTGCGAGCCCGATCGAGCTGGCGCGCGCCACCGACCTGGGCCCGTACGCCGGACTGCTGGACACCGAGCGCCTGCTCCCCAACCTGCACCGCGGGTACGCGGAGGAGCAGGGGCTGCCCGAAGGGGTCCCGCTCGACATCGGCGCCCTGTTCGAGGAGATGGCCGTCTACCACGGCCGCCGTCCGCGGTGCCTCGCCTGA